From a region of the Odontesthes bonariensis isolate fOdoBon6 chromosome 2, fOdoBon6.hap1, whole genome shotgun sequence genome:
- the LOC142387954 gene encoding uncharacterized protein LOC142387954, whose protein sequence is MEEEEGQAVLPAAPAASTTGKATGGKEVRRETALAARDASKAVREIDAYVTTINNIYTFYKNSPIRTHRLKELQNEMDEHDLLNLKQPSATRWLSVERAVKGVRANWVALVLELEEEEAARGCPVAKGLRKQLQKYTFPALTQPDAQAFSNLRTQYLAEITKSIKKRFPAEHLGIITDLDTVLNASRYPTADSALKTHGLDALERVCDHYGTPRDAAAPLVQKDRMLQDTGREFKSPSTVEPNSLQDNDEDLSTTLNGEKPHSCDECGKSFNQKNELIRHQRIHSGVKPFSCGQCGNAFTKKSALITHQRIHSGVKPFSCGQCGKAFNQRSHLMTHQRIHSGVKPFSCGQCGNAFSRKSFLIRHQHIHSGVKPFSCGQCGKAFTHKSTLITHQRIHSGVKPFSCGQCGKAFTHKSTLTKHQRIHSGVKPFSCGQCGKAFSWKSSLIIHQHIHSGVKPFICGQCGKAFTHKSALISHQRIHSGVKPFSCGQCGKAFTDKSILMKHQCIHSGVKPFSCGQCGKAFTDKSSLMTHQRIHSGVKPFSCGQCGKAFTDKSSLMTHQRIHSGVKPFSCGQCGKS, encoded by the exons atggaggaggaagaagggCAGGCTGTTCTGCCAGCGGCACCAGCAGCGAGTACTACGGGGAAAGCAACGGGCGGGAAGGAGGTCAGGCGAGA GACGGCACTGGCAGCCCGAGACGCATCAAAGGCTGTGCGTGAAATAGATGCATATGTCACCACCATTAATAACATCTACACATTCTACAAGAATTCCCCGATTCGAACACACAGACTAAAGGAACTGCAAAATGAAATGGATGAACACGACTTGCTGAATCTCAAGCAGCCATCTGCTACGCGCTGGCTGTCCGTGGAGAGGGCAGTTAAGGGCGTACGGGCAAACTGGGTTGCTCTGGTGCTGGAGCTGGAAGAGGAGGAAGCCGCGAGAGGCTGTCCGGTAGCTAAGGGCCTGAGGAAGCAGCTCCAGAAGTACACGTTCCCTGCCCTGACACAGCCAGACGCGCAGGCCTTCTCCAATTTGCGCACCCAGTATCTAGCGGAGATCACAAAATCGATCAAAAAAAGATTCCCTGCAGAGCATCTAGGAATCATCACAGACCTCGACACTGTACTGAACGCTTCGCGCTATCCGACTGCTGACAGCGCGTTGAAAACGCATGGACTGGATGCATTGGAACGCGTCTGTGACCACTACGGGACACCGCGGGATGCAGCTGCACCTCTCGTACAGAAAGACCGCATGCTCCAGGATACTGGCAGG gAGTTTAAAAGCCCAAGCACAGTGGAACCTAATTCCCTTCAGGATAATGATGAAGATCTGTCAACCACATTAAACGGAGAGAAACCACACAGCTGTGACGAGTGTGGGAAGTCTTTTAATCagaaaaatgaattaataagAC atcaacgtatccacagtggagttaaacctttcagttgtggacagtgtgggaatgCTTTTACTAAGAAAAGtgccttaataacacatcaacgtatccacagtggagttaaacctttcagttgtggccagtgtgggaaggcttttaatcAGAGAAGTCATTTAAtgacacatcaacgtatccacagtggagttaaacctttcagttgtggacagtgtgggaatgCTTTTAGTCGGAAAAGTTTCTTAATAAGACATCaacatatccacagtggagttaaacctttcagttgtggacagtgtgggaaggcttttactcataAAAGtaccttaataacacatcaacgtatccacagtggagttaaacctttcagttgtggacagtgtgggaaggcttttactcataAAAGTAccttaacaaaacatcaacgtatccacagtggagttaaacctttcagttgtggacagtgtgggaaggcttttagtTGGAAAAGTTCCTTAATAATACATCaacatatccacagtggagttaaacctttcatttgtggacagtgtgggaaggcttttactcataaaagtgccttaatatcacatcaacgtatccacagtggagttaaacctttcagttgtggacagtgtgggaaggcgtTTACTGATAAAAGTATTTTAATGAAACATCAatgtatccacagtggagttaaaccattcagttgtggacagtgtgggaaggcttttactgataaaagtTCCTTAAtgacacatcaacgtatccacagtggagttaaaccattcagttgtggacagtgtgggaaggcttttactgataaaagtTCCTTAAtgacacatcaacgtatccacagtggagttaaacctttcagttgtggccAGTGTGGGAAGTCC